The following DNA comes from Centropristis striata isolate RG_2023a ecotype Rhode Island chromosome 3, C.striata_1.0, whole genome shotgun sequence.
ttatgcataggattttttattcagtcaaatgtaacatttgctgagtttgttaattttttaaaaaactttattgaaggtttggacaaataaactcaaattcatatgaaagccacgggtataagctctcaaatactttttgaatttcatttttatctgctacagaggctgaaaaatctattatttagtaggtgttgaatttccagaaaaacttcaggttttagggggtcatttgaaaatcgcccataggttttccaggcatttttttccaggcgctttaggccttaatgggttaatactGTCAAACAGTATGAAAAAATAGATACAGCACAAGACTAGGTTGAAGGTAATGGCAATaagaacagaataaaataaaaggcttcTTCGCACTCCTGATGTTTAAGGAAAATTACTTCTGCAGATGGATCATCAGGCAGGCCAGAGTGTCTCGGTTGGGTTGAGGCAGCTCGCTGATGGTCTGATAGAGCATGGCGACACTGTTGCCATCATCCTGGATTTCTATAAAAACATTAGCAccattttttaatattcatgtacATACTTGTTCCCCATTTCCCATAGAGTCCATTGATTCAATCAATTTCAAAACGTTTTCTTAAAAGAGTAATGTTAAGTAGACATTCACACAGATAGAAACCACTGTGGATACAGCAAAGTCTCAGAAACTCACCTGCTGCCTCCATGAAGGCTTTGTTGAGGCGGAAGGTGAGCAGTGGCTCTGGGAGGTTTCTTAAAAAGTCTTTGAGGACACCTGCAATGACGTTAATGTCGTCCACTTTGTGAAGTGGAGGCAGAGTCTTTCCTCTAATCAGCTTCTCCTTCAGCTCTTTCACCATGCGCTCCTGCCCAGAGACTCTGTACAGGCCGACCTGGGGCAGGGAGTAGATAAAAGAAACCAGCTCTCATTGTCTGGCTGCCTGTGATACCGTACGACTGGATGAGAGAACTAATTAGAGAGAAATTATCTATTGTAATCGCTCGAGGGAAAAGGGATCAGAGCATAACATGAAGGTGACAAGTAAACAAGGACTTTAATAGAGTCTGTCTCACCTCATGTAGGCCTCTGTGTTCAATCTCCTTAATGCAGTAGATAACCAAAGCTGGGATCTTTGGGGAGGTGGCTGGAGCAAAATCAGCCAGGGTGGACTACACACAAAATACATCactttaatttaaacataaaagtaataaaaaataaaacaattactaTGGAGTGGAAGAGAAAAATGTACCTCTGTGTTCTTGATTGGAGTGCTAGCAGCTGTGGGATTACAGGGCAGGGGACAGCCGTCACGGCACTCTGGGTGGGTCACAACTCGACAATCCTGGCAGCGAAGGTACACCTTGCCAAACTTTGTTCTTCTTCCACATGGTACACAGAACTCAGACTTGATCACCTTAGCGACAGAGGGGACAGTGTCCAAGGTAGGTTAGATACTTCAGGTAGTGGTACTTCAACAAGGTGAACAGGATTTTAGTGTTTCTGCAGACTCCATAATAAGTCTTACTGTTTTGGCAATGAACTGGTgcttctttccttctttattaGCTCTGGGGGCTCTGCGCTTGGTTGGGAATTCGGAGACTGGTGTGCTGGGAGCCTCACTGGCAGTTTCTGATTGGTCAGTAGTGGTAGTATCACCCCATGCTGCAGCAACTACAGAAACAATCATGTGATGGTAAAATTCCCATGCCAGTGAAGGGACTCAAACATACaccactggtcaaaagttttagaacacgccaacttttccagaatttaattgaaaatgatgcagtttaatgtctcagtgtactctgaaattaatgcacatttgcaacatttaaaattctttattgagcatgatagagttttgaaagtaaaaaaaaaagattcaaaatcacattttatgttggactaaaggactaaaaaaagacacaacattaccaaaaaaagacacaaaatgacaaaaaaaaaacttacctttttttatttacctctggcagttcaccacttacctttgtaccctttcaagctgttcatttgacttgaactgcttgaatttcaataaaaaactggaaaaattggggtgttctaaaacttttgaccggtagtgtacattggTTTTAAAGTCCaaatgattttgttgttttaggtTGTAAATGTCCTATAAAGAAGAAGGAAAGATCTATGAAATTCTCACCACTTTTTCTGCTGCGTGTCCAGTAAGGCACGGTTTCAATGGTGGAGACAGCCTCGACAGCACCACCATTCACTGGCACAGTGATCGTGGTTTTGGCCACTATAGATTCATTCATCTGGatcatataaaacaacaacaacaacaaaaagatgtTTAATACTCATCAACCAAACTGAACTAAAAAGCAATATTGAGGTTTACTTTCtcaaaaaagttttgaaaatttGTATGCAGTTTTGACAAGGAGCCACAATCAAAGACGCTTTTCAGCTATTTGTGTTGTATAATACATTGAGCTGCAGAGGTCAGCATTACCCTATCTGATGTGCGTCCAGTGGAGCGAGGTTTCTTCATTGCCTGAGGAGGAACCTCAGAAAGTTTCCTGGAGGACCGCTGTGGATTAAAatttcaaaaacactttttatggtTGTGCTGCTGTTAACGAGCAAGACAAAGTTGTGCAGATGTATAGAAATACATGGATCAAAAATGTTGTCGAGATTACTTCATTAATGCATGAAAGGAGGCATCCGTTTAAAATGAGTAAAGACATGACTCACTCGTTTCTGACGTTTACGCAGTCTCACAGTCCTCATAGCAGAGGAATCCCAGTCCTACAGGTAAAGCATAGAGACCATGGCACGAAAATAACTTAATGAACACTGTTGTCCTGCTATCTGATCCTGAAACCAATCAGTTCTccttaaatatacatttaagaaaatGGAATAATGTACCAGAGAGTCGTCCGTTTGGTCAAAGCTGATGTCTGACAGCAACGAAGCCGATTCATCGATGGTAGTTAAcctgtaaaatatattaaagtcAACATTTAAACTTCCTGCCTTAAGTACTCCCTATGTCAAAGGTTAGTTGTAAAATGACAAAGTATGACAAAGTATTCTGATGAATCATgcaagagctaactgtcattgctaaggagtgctatatgttaaagaagaaaagaagagaaaagaataagagttgtttttttttagtatatcggttaagtcatggtcacctaacagatatactaaaaaaaaaaaaaaaaaaatctcttcttcttttcttctttaacatatagcactccttagcaatgacagttagctcttaaagttctgtgcttacttgattcctgtggtctatgtctagtaccatcaggttgaatgcacttattttaagtcgctttggacaaaagcgtctgctaaatgacatgtaatgtaatgtaatgtaacaagCATTAACATAGGAAGTAATTTTCACATATTGAATTCTATTAGCTACAGTGTTTAGTATACAGCTGCACCTCTATAGAGTAATGGCAGACAGTGTGTTCACTCATGtcataaaaaggaaacaataaaGTACCTTCGACTGGAGTTGAGGTTGCCTTGAGCAGCCTGTGCTGCCTGGGAGTGTGCACTGAGGAAGGCCAGGGCAGAGCGCTGCTCCTCACTCAGGTGGATACTATTGTTCTCCGATATCAACAGCTCccggatcagctgcagctgacGTTCCTGACACAGACGGATGCAGAaaaaggaattattattatgatgattaaCAATCACCagttacacaaataaaatagttttacaaATTACTAATTTTAGTGACCAATGGCATTATATGAAGATTTATTTCTAGATGATTccccttctttctttttttttaactttttatttaaccattttaataattttacagAACATGTCCTGACAGAATTTAAAGTAAGAGACATCACAATAAACATCCTGAGCatcatacaagaaaaaagtgttaagacattacaataaataaattaaatacagaaataagtaTTTCTGACATAACATAGTTATAAAGTTAGTGTTAatcttgtaaataaataaaaataaatagttgaatatttagacaatcaaagaaataaaatgtcagaagtaTTGATAATTATGACAACAGGCAGAGTAGACAGTATATATAATCTGTGGCTGAGTAGGGTTTTTCAAATAGGCATCTCTTTCCGGCAACATTTCATCCCATCATCCTCTCCATCAGACACCCAGATATTGTGAAATGCAAGACCATCTTTGTATAAACTGTCCATATTTAGCTGCAGACTTGCAGTCATTCGCTCCATCGTGTAGACATGTTTCAGTCTCTGGACTGATTCCCCTTCTTTAATTTACTATTCATCCCATAAGCAACTGCGGAGATATACAAGACTTATAAGTAGTGTTGCACGAACCAGTTTCTCATAGACTGCCTCAGCTTTCTGCCGCCGGCGGATTTCCACATCCACCTGGTTGCGAGCATGCTTTAGTTTAACCTCCAGGGCTCCCCTCTCAGTCTCTGCTTTAGCCAGCACCTCTTTACAAGAAACCAGCTCGTCGCCTGTTCGCATCCACTTCTTACGGCACTCCTCAAAGTTCAGTGCCATCTGGAGGAACTCTGAATAAGACAGCAGAAGAGGAGATTTTTGCTGCTGTGCATAATATACTATTTTTCTGTGTTGGTTATGTGTATTAGGCTTCCAAACTTCCACTGGTTTGCAGTGGCAATTATGCAAATAATCCTAAAGATCGAGTCCTCTGCTGTAAAGTGAACAACTGAACAACAGAGCTTTCCTGTTTGTTAAAATGGAAATGAACTGCATTATCTAGACtattgaaatgtaaatgtttacTACACCCCAATAGCTATTTCAACCCCCATTTGTGTCATGGGGTGCACCATCTGTTCCCAGGCCCTGTCCACcttaactttttaaaacaaaggCTCTAGAGTCAGTGCAGTTTCTGTATTTATCACCTGGGGCAAATAATTCAGTGCACCAACTAACACAATTTGGGATATGAATGCACGAAATATCATCATATCGTcaacctgttaaaataatcacctatgtcattttttcaagttttgcagtaaacacaaaaaacttcaccaaaactgtaacatatgacatttattgattatttcactcaaaaaggatgtaacaaagaatggccattggcatagtaataaaactgtgtgtaaattatgtaacttaagagaaataaatgacaaatcacaataaaaatcacacaagcctgtcagaaacatgacatgacaagtatcatgagcattaatgttacttcaaagtgtcattaatgttcatgacacatcccatatcatgtttatgacacgctcatgtcactcttatgtagacaccttcaaaataaagtgttaccatatcttgtttaagtcacaaaggcatgttcaaaaacttgcttaagtcacattttattttgatttaggcataataaatccgcttaagtcacacacttgacataggccattatcttaaaggggtaaaatcacatgatctgatcaactgaggatgtaggtaattttaccataggtggccggagtcatgaggagatgatttaggcaccATGCTGTTGCAGAATACCTTAACTTATGCTGCACAATAAAGTTACTTAGTTGTCTTGATTCTTTGTGTTTCACTGACAGGCTTCTAGGGGGGAAGGCAAATACCTATACAAAGTGTGAAAAAATAACTTACGTGGTTCAATGCCCTCATTCAGGCTCTCCACCTGGGCTTCCAGACTCTGGAACTGGTTGTACAGGTTCACAGACGACTCCATCATGTCTTATTACAGCTACTTAGATTAGTAGGAAGAAATGGGTGAGCTGGATGATAATAATAGTTAATGTTAACATAATTAgcatttgttgatttttttccagCATCGTTGAATCAGGCCGTTACTTACACTGCCATCCGTGTCAGTAGGTTAACCttcaaacatgtaaaattaaactAAGTTATTACCTATAGTTACATTAGCTACAGTGCTAAAGAAAAACAGCGCGTTTTACGTTAGCTACTTATGTCCAATCGTTTGCCATGACTTTATCTCCTCTGTATTAAAAACAACTCTCAAGCTTATTCGCCTAATAATGCTATGCCATGTTAAATGTTTGCGTCTATGCtactagcatgctaacattagccagttTTGTTGTCTTACGCTTACAGCTAGCTAACTATCGTAACTTTGGTCAAAAAGAAGAAGCAAGACACTTACCCGTGCAATGTTTTCCCTGTGATAGTGTGGCAGACATGTAATATAAAAACGTCAGATGTTAAAAGCAGAGGTTAGCTGATTTACTCCCGCACCAGCAACTGCAGAGCCACACCTGTCTGATAAAGTTTGTACATTCTTCCTACAAGTTTTAAAATCAGCGCCGGTTTTCTTCTTCGTTGGCGGATATGACGGAGCCGGGAGCGCTCTGTCGCCCCCCACATACCCAGAGCTGTAACTGCAGGGGATTGTGTCTCAGCCACAAGGCATCCTTTCATAGGCCTACCGTGTGTTCGTcgaaatgtgaaatatttaaaatacatatattatatgacattatataataatattttgaattacTTAAAGAGTCTTGGAAATTGAAAAAATGCACTACCTGAGATGGCACTGTACCATAAACaaattaatcaaaacaacatcaacatcaaaattaaTCTCTATTTCTATTGCCCAATTCATTATGAATTATTGAACTACAATATCAGCAAATCAAAACTTCTAGCATTCATACATACCTGTAAGAGGAGGACCTGGGAGACATACATAATGCATGAtattgccaaataaaaaaaacaatgtgtctCTTCATTTATTGCAtagaaaatcaacaaaatattttagatttGTACCCGTGGCTCAAAATCTATGTCAAATTATGCTGGGCACATGgtaaacatgtaaaaatctCTAGAGCTTTTTGAAATGAAAACTGTGCTTGAGGCCTTTCAAATATCTGTCTCTAGCTTATTAAGTGTACCCGGTAACCCCATTAGTATTGATATATAAGCCATTTgcacaattaataaaaagaagGTAGTTTTGTCTGAGGTGTGTCTGTCCAGTATTTGTGCCTCCTG
Coding sequences within:
- the LOC131968174 gene encoding rac GTPase-activating protein 1-like encodes the protein MMESSVNLYNQFQSLEAQVESLNEGIEPQFLQMALNFEECRKKWMRTGDELVSCKEVLAKAETERGALEVKLKHARNQVDVEIRRRQKAEAVYEKLERQLQLIRELLISENNSIHLSEEQRSALAFLSAHSQAAQAAQGNLNSSRRLTTIDESASLLSDISFDQTDDSLDWDSSAMRTVRLRKRQKRRSSRKLSEVPPQAMKKPRSTGRTSDRMNESIVAKTTITVPVNGGAVEAVSTIETVPYWTRSRKSVAAAWGDTTTTDQSETASEAPSTPVSEFPTKRRAPRANKEGKKHQFIAKTVIKSEFCVPCGRRTKFGKVYLRCQDCRVVTHPECRDGCPLPCNPTAASTPIKNTESTLADFAPATSPKIPALVIYCIKEIEHRGLHEVGLYRVSGQERMVKELKEKLIRGKTLPPLHKVDDINVIAGVLKDFLRNLPEPLLTFRLNKAFMEAAEIQDDGNSVAMLYQTISELPQPNRDTLACLMIHLQKVSECVDTKMDLNNLARVFGPTLVGHAVPDPDPMTILHDTNRQPRIVERLLSIPGNYWGQFAYPDFAGMENTYHTDTPDHQVSILGPLTTPEHQMMSKTPSSSSLSQRMKQTLSSTTLFGSKSKASAASNRQGNFFASPQLK